aaaacaaatgaaaatagaaaaaagacTCGACACTATTCTTTTTCTCTATTTCATTAATTGCAGAATAAATAAAAGGTGACAACTGAAACACTGTTTACAAGAAAAAGGTCAAAATCCCACATAATATTCTTGCTTGTAATGACCACCCAACCAAGAGATATAATCTACTTAATtcccaaaaatacaaaaaaataaagccAAAAATAAAGCCGGCCAAAACACAGCTAATCCTTTTAAATATGGCATACTTTGTATCCGAACATATCTCCCTTTGTCATCTTCAAATCATTAATCATCCAACATGCCTTCCTCAAACAATCAATCACCGTTTCAAGAAACAATGCCAAAACATTTTTAGACATTCATACAACATTTTTTCAGCCAAGATATTCCTTCAAGATCATTATATTATTGTACATAATTAAGTGTTGAACTCTCGAATAATGATCATGGATCGTAACATTCGTCATTGTTTGGTTGTGTTTTGCGTCGTGCTACTTTGTGTTATACCATCATCAGGTGATGAGACGGACACGTCTAAATCCCTCCTCAAGTTCAAAGAATCGCTGACCAATGCCAACATGCTGAGTGATTGGAAAGAACCAGTTGCTAACCTGTGTTCTCCTATTTGGATTGGCTGTGTCTGCACACATGGTGTTTTAACAGGATTGAGACTCGAAGGGATGGGGCTTGGAGGAAAAATCGACATAGAATCCCTATCAAACTTGTCATCATTTACCAGCCTAAGCGTCATGAACAACAGTTTTTCAGGGTCGTTTCCAAGTGATTTAAACAAGCTTCAAAAACTGAGAAGTTTGTATTTGGCAAATAACAAATTCAACGGTGAAATACCGGATAAAGCTTTTTCAGGGATGAAGGGTATGAGGAGAGTGGTGTTAGGAAATAATGAATTCACCGGAAACATTCCTATGTCTTTGCTTCAACTGCCAAGGCTTGTGGATTTGCAGCTTCAGAGTAATCAGTTTGAAGGGGAAATACCGGATTTTTGGCAGGagaatttgacagtaaatttttcttacaataaGCTAGAGGGATCTATACCTGCTACACTTCGCAGCcagaatgcaagctcatttTATGGTAATTTTCGATATTCATACTTTCTTGATTTTGATCATCCTTGTCGCGTCTATATCGATTTTATATCACGTAGCTGAGTTTCTTGATCATATAGTTAActtttttgattattttcgaAGTTGATTTCAAGGTTATCGACTTGTTTTTATCTCCAATTTAGTTTGATAATCAGAACTGGTCTAAATATCGAAATCAGTTATCGGATTACTGCTAGCTGTTTACGTCAATATCAAAGGGGCTTCTAATCCAGAAGAGGTATTAAAATATTAGATGACGGttgtccaaaatattttttgtagcTTTGTTTTCAACTTTTTAGTTATGTTCTTTAAGAACTGTAACTGACATGCACGTTGTTCATATGCTACTGACAGCTAAACAGTCGCTTATTATTGGTCTTACTGTTCTGTTTTCTATTAGGAGTGCTGGGAAGGACTGCGACCCTTGATTtggatgattttaaatgatacTTATTGGACGGATTTGAAATTCAcgactattattattattaaaattgtaTAACTTGATATAAAGCTGATTAAATTCACTTCAAATTTGTTCATCGAAGGGAgtcaagaaatttgaaattagtCATTTCAATTTCATCAAGCACTTCCTAAATAATCATTTGAACTAAATTCAAGAGTTCGGCACATAACGTTATAATAGATTTAATTACATTTTGCTATTTCTACGTTGATCGTGTGATAACGTTAGAAATAACACCTTTTTTTATTGTAAGAAAGAACATTACTTAGATTATAGAAAGACCATCTCTCTCCCAAATATCGCCATGCAATAAAATTTACTCGCTCACTCATTTTCTGTATTTTGGGGTCTGTTTTATCTGTCAGGAAATAAGCTATGTGGTATGCCCTTAGACATTTGCAAACCAAAGAAATTGACCTGGAAAATCGGCTTAATCATTGCGGTTGCTGTGGGAATTGCATTAGCTGCTATTATCATATTTTTCCTGATATTCAGCAGGCGTGTAAAGCCGCTGAAATACCAAAAATCAATAGACAAATCCCACAGAGAAGATCCAATTTCTAGCCAGAGTGGGACATTCAAGAACAGTGAACATGGAAAACTACAAtttgtcagaaacaatagacaaAGATTCGAGTTGGAAGAGTTGCTAAGGGCATCCGCTGAAGTGTTGGGGAGTGGAAGCTTTGGCTCGTCTTATAAAGCCGTGCTTTTTAGCGGCCAACCTTATGTTGTAAGGAGATTCAGACAAATGAGCAATGTCGGAAAAGAAGACTTTCAAGAACATATGAGAAAGCTAGGAAGGCTGTCACACCCTAATTTGTTGCCTTTGGTTGCTTTCTATCACAGGAAAGAAGAAAAGCTTTTGATCGCTGATTTTGCAGAAAATGGGAGTTTGGCTAGTCATCTTCACAGTAAGTTTTTCATCTCCAGATTTTGTTCGGATGTATCTATTATAACCTGAGAGAATGAAAATATACAAAACAcagaaatcacatttcttttttaaaaagttaCATGATCTTAACATGTTTGAATTCTCTTGAGAAGGTAAAAGGGGCCCGAACCAACCAGGTCTTGATTGGCCAACACGCTTAAGAATCATCAAAGGTGTTTCAAGAGGATTGGCTTACCTCTATGAGGAACTTCCCACATTAAGTCTTCCTCATGGCCATCTAAAATCGTCAAATGTCCTACTCGACAGCACATTTGAACCCCTTCTAGCTGACTATGCACTAGTACCGGTAATCAACAAGGATCATGCTCAAAAATTTATGGTAGCATACAAGTCACCAGAATCCTCTCAAAATGACCGTGTAACGAGGAAGACTGACGTTTGGAGCCTCGGAATTCTCATTCTCGAGTTGCTGACAGGCAAGTTTCCTGCAAACTATCTCAAACAAGGCAAAGGACCTAGCGCAGACTTGGCTACGTGGGTTAACTCTGTTGTGAGAGAAGAGTGGACAGGTGAGGTGTTCGATAAGGACATGAATTTAGCAAGACGTGGTGAAGGGCAGATGCTTCGACTACTCAAAATTGGAATGTGCTGCTGCGATTGGGATGTGGATAAAAGATGGGATTTGAAGGAGGCCGTTGAGAAAATAGAAGAGTTAAAGGAAAAGGATAGCGATGATGACTTTTCATCTTACGCAAGCGAAGTTGATATATATTCTTCTAGAACAATGACTGATGACGATTTCTCGTTTTCAAAGGCATGAAATTTTGAGAAACTAGTAGACGCCGACTGCCTTTTAGTCTTTACATTCTTTCTGCACAATGCATAGGTAAATATGCAGTTCCACCTTGGTTTATGGATAAAGTCTACGATTCTTTGCAAGTTTGCTCGTGTACTTTGAGAACAATGGATACTACGTTTGATTATTTAATAACCAAAATACTGGCCCTTTTTCTCTCCATCTCTACTCCAATGCTCACTAACAACATATGTAAATATAAATGACAGTAGAGAGAGGATTTATGAGCTTAACATGATCCAAATTTTCTTCGgagttttttttatcaattgcATTAGACTGAAACTGCTacatttttttttgggaaaCTTGGG
The Primulina tabacum isolate GXHZ01 chromosome 9, ASM2559414v2, whole genome shotgun sequence DNA segment above includes these coding regions:
- the LOC142555563 gene encoding putative LRR receptor-like serine/threonine-protein kinase At4g31250; amino-acid sequence: MIMDRNIRHCLVVFCVVLLCVIPSSGDETDTSKSLLKFKESLTNANMLSDWKEPVANLCSPIWIGCVCTHGVLTGLRLEGMGLGGKIDIESLSNLSSFTSLSVMNNSFSGSFPSDLNKLQKLRSLYLANNKFNGEIPDKAFSGMKGMRRVVLGNNEFTGNIPMSLLQLPRLVDLQLQSNQFEGEIPDFWQENLTVNFSYNKLEGSIPATLRSQNASSFYGNKLCGMPLDICKPKKLTWKIGLIIAVAVGIALAAIIIFFLIFSRRVKPLKYQKSIDKSHREDPISSQSGTFKNSEHGKLQFVRNNRQRFELEELLRASAEVLGSGSFGSSYKAVLFSGQPYVVRRFRQMSNVGKEDFQEHMRKLGRLSHPNLLPLVAFYHRKEEKLLIADFAENGSLASHLHSKRGPNQPGLDWPTRLRIIKGVSRGLAYLYEELPTLSLPHGHLKSSNVLLDSTFEPLLADYALVPVINKDHAQKFMVAYKSPESSQNDRVTRKTDVWSLGILILELLTGKFPANYLKQGKGPSADLATWVNSVVREEWTGEVFDKDMNLARRGEGQMLRLLKIGMCCCDWDVDKRWDLKEAVEKIEELKEKDSDDDFSSYASEVDIYSSRTMTDDDFSFSKA